GTTAGCCTCAATCTTGGCCATTACACCATTCACGTAAGTCCCGGTGCACTTTATCCTCGGATCGAAACTGTCTGCCGGGATTTTCCTGACCGAGACCGTTTTCAGTGAAATGCCCTCCCCACCAAGAAAGGACGGCCAGGGATGGGCAATAATGACAACCGTGGGGGATGAATCCTTTTCAGGGCCAACGGCCAGCCCCTGGCCTCTTGAAACAAGAGGCCTGATATGGGCATCCTGCAGGCCATTTATCCTGAGCGTGCCCAAGATCGCTTCCGCGAATTCCTCCTTGGTAAGGGGAATCGTCATCGCCATTATCTTAGCCGACCGGAAAAGCCTATCGATGTGCTCCGTCAGTTTGAAGACCTTTCCTCCATATTCCCTTATACCCTCGAAAACCGTGTCCCCATACAGAAAGCCCCTGTCAAAGGCGGATATGCAGGGTTGGTCGGCCGGGACGAAGGAACCATTGACGTAGATTTTAAGGTCAGGAAAAGCTGTCACCGCGGTGCCTCCTCTCATCTTTCAGGATCTGAAGGTAGATTATAGCCTAAAATTAAATCATCAGCTTCCTTGTCGATCAAATTCCTCCAACAGGGAATCACTTTCCGGCCTGGACAAGCCTCCGAAGGTATTTTCTTCGGACGGAAATGAACCCTCTTTGATCTCCTTTTTGAACTGGGTGAAAGCCTCAACAATATCTTTGCCGACGTCCCTGTATTTCTTAACGAATTTCGGGGTAAATTTGTCGAAAAGTCCCAGCATGTCATGGAAAACAAGGACCTGGCCGTCGCAATACCTTCCGGCGCCTATCCCTATCACAGGTATCGAAAGAGTTTTGGACACGGCGCGGCCCAGTTCCTCGGGCACACATTCAAGAACGATGGAAAAGGCGCCCGCTTTCTCCACCTCTTTCGCATCTTCCAGGAGCTTCCTCGCGGCTTCCATATCCTTACCCTGGACCTTGAAGCCCCCAAGCAGTACAGAGGTCTGAGGAGTCAGACCTAGATGTCCCTGGACGGCAATTCCCGCCTCCACGATGGCCTTGATTTTTTCAACATGGGCACCCTCGAGTTTGACAGCGTCACAACCCCCTTCCTTGATCAGGCGGTTGGCGGAACTGACGGCTTGGGCAACACTCTCGTTGTAGGAACCAAAGACCAGGTCACCGACTATTAATGGGGAGGGAGCACCTCTAACAACAGGTTTGATGTGGGCGATCATTTCCTCGGTGGTAAGAGCCGTGGTGCCGGAATGCCCAAGGGTCGTCATTGCGAGAGAATCTCCCACCAGGACCATTTCTATGCCGGACTTTTCGACAAGCACGGCCTGCGAATAGTCATAAGCGGTGACCATTGAGATCTTTTCTCCGTCATCCTTCATGCGCTGCATCTGTTGGATCGTGACCTTTGCCATGTTCAAACTCACCCCCTGGTATTTTCAGCACTATTTTCATATCCTGGGCCCGAAGAATGAAGTGCTGAGAAATCCTACGGGCGCCCCTTCCCTTTCCCGATCCTTCATCCTTGCTTGTCCCAATAAGGACGAACCAGGGAACAGCAAGGCAAAAAAACAGCGCCAACCTGCCGAAAGAACAACCTTAGAGCAGCGGCTCAAAAAGTCTTCAGCGTCCCTCCCCGGGATAAGAGTAAAGCAGTGCCATTTCCTCACCCGATGAAGCTGTCCCTGTCCCAAAGAATGTGCGGGGAGGGAGAACATCAATCCTTTCGGGACGTTTCTATCGCCGTCTTTTTGGGTACGGAAACAAGGAGGCCTTTATTACTCCCTTCAAACTCCATAAAATTCAAGCCAACTGAGGCAGGTACGGACGCCGAAACCGGTGGCGCCTTTTCTGTAATAACCGTACTCCTCGTCGGAAGAATCCACGCCGGCGATGTCCATGTGCAGCCACTTGATGCCTTCGCCAACAAACTCGCGGAGGAACATGGCCGCCGTGATGGCGCCGCCGTACCTTCCCCCGGTGTTGAGCACATCGGCGATTTCGGAGCGGATCTTCTTTTTCAGGCGTTCGTCGTCCATGGGAAGTTCCCAGACTCTCTCGCCGGTCCTTCCCGAGGTTTCCTTGACGGAGGCGACAAGCCCCTCATCGTTGCCGAAGATTCCCGCCGTATAGGGCCCGAGGGCCACGACACAGGCGCCTGTCAGGGTCGCCATGTCGATGATGACCGAGGGTTTCCGCCCCGATGCGTAGGCCAGCACGTCGCCCAGGACTATCCTT
The nucleotide sequence above comes from Thermovirga sp.. Encoded proteins:
- the ilvE gene encoding branched-chain-amino-acid transaminase, with protein sequence MRGGTAVTAFPDLKIYVNGSFVPADQPCISAFDRGFLYGDTVFEGIREYGGKVFKLTEHIDRLFRSAKIMAMTIPLTKEEFAEAILGTLRINGLQDAHIRPLVSRGQGLAVGPEKDSSPTVVIIAHPWPSFLGGEGISLKTVSVRKIPADSFDPRIKCTGTYVNGVMAKIEANAAGCDEALLLDWQGYVAEGPGSNFLIVSEGALLSPRHQSILNGITRKTILELASRLGLQVRETDLTLSDVYTSDEAFMCGTGAEISPVSMVDGRLIGASTPGPVTSNLMKAFREVVSVEGTPVYS
- the panB gene encoding 3-methyl-2-oxobutanoate hydroxymethyltransferase; translated protein: MAKVTIQQMQRMKDDGEKISMVTAYDYSQAVLVEKSGIEMVLVGDSLAMTTLGHSGTTALTTEEMIAHIKPVVRGAPSPLIVGDLVFGSYNESVAQAVSSANRLIKEGGCDAVKLEGAHVEKIKAIVEAGIAVQGHLGLTPQTSVLLGGFKVQGKDMEAARKLLEDAKEVEKAGAFSIVLECVPEELGRAVSKTLSIPVIGIGAGRYCDGQVLVFHDMLGLFDKFTPKFVKKYRDVGKDIVEAFTQFKKEIKEGSFPSEENTFGGLSRPESDSLLEEFDRQGS